In Nostoc sp. GT001, a genomic segment contains:
- the bchI gene encoding magnesium chelatase ATPase subunit I: MSPTAQSTASARRVVFPFTAIVGQEEMKLALLLNVIDPKIGGVMIMGDRGTGKSTTIRALADLLPEISVVANDPFSSDPSDPDLMSDEVRQLLEQGAEIPVAHKKVQMVDLPLGATEDRVCGTIDIEKALSEGVKAFEPGLLAKANRGILYVDEVNLLDDHLVDVLLDSAASGWNTVEREGISIRHPARFVLVGSGNPEEGELRPQLLDRFGMHAEIHTVKEPALRVQIVEQRADFDQNPPVFLENYKPQQEALQQQIVNAQQLLPEVKIDYDLRVKISEVCSELDVDGLRGDIVSNRAAKALTAYEGRTEVTVDDIHRVITLCLRHRLRKDPLESIDSGYKVAKVFSRVFGVELPESDTAQKNGTGQKLGARG, encoded by the coding sequence GTGAGTCCAACTGCTCAATCCACGGCAAGTGCGCGTCGCGTAGTATTTCCTTTTACGGCAATTGTGGGCCAGGAAGAAATGAAACTGGCGCTGCTATTGAACGTGATTGACCCCAAAATTGGGGGTGTAATGATTATGGGCGATCGCGGCACCGGGAAATCCACAACTATCCGGGCGCTGGCGGATCTGCTACCAGAAATTTCTGTGGTTGCTAATGACCCCTTCAGTAGCGATCCTAGCGACCCCGACTTAATGAGCGATGAAGTCCGCCAACTGTTAGAACAAGGGGCGGAAATTCCCGTAGCTCACAAAAAAGTTCAAATGGTAGACCTGCCGCTAGGAGCTACAGAAGACCGAGTTTGTGGCACAATCGACATCGAGAAAGCTTTATCTGAAGGTGTCAAAGCTTTTGAACCGGGACTTCTGGCAAAGGCTAACCGAGGCATTCTCTATGTGGATGAAGTCAACTTACTAGATGACCACCTCGTAGACGTGTTACTCGACTCCGCTGCCAGTGGATGGAACACTGTAGAACGAGAAGGTATTTCTATCCGTCACCCAGCGCGTTTCGTGCTTGTGGGTTCTGGAAACCCCGAAGAAGGCGAACTACGCCCCCAATTACTCGATCGCTTTGGGATGCACGCAGAAATTCACACAGTCAAAGAACCAGCCTTACGGGTGCAAATCGTGGAACAACGAGCGGATTTTGACCAAAACCCGCCAGTATTTCTCGAAAATTACAAACCCCAGCAAGAAGCATTACAACAGCAAATTGTCAATGCTCAACAGCTTTTGCCAGAAGTGAAAATTGACTACGATCTGCGGGTGAAAATTTCTGAAGTCTGCTCAGAACTGGATGTAGATGGTTTGCGGGGTGACATTGTTAGTAACCGCGCCGCCAAAGCGTTAACAGCTTATGAAGGACGCACTGAAGTTACAGTTGATGATATCCACCGCGTAATTACGCTATGTTTGCGTCACAGACTGCGGAAAGACCCTTTAGAATCGATTGATTCTGGCTACAAAGTCGCCAAAGTTTTTAGCCGCGTCTTTGGCGTTGAACTACCAGAAAGTGATACTGCACAAAAGAACGGCACAGGTCAAAAATTAGGAGCTAGAGGTTAA
- the rplU gene encoding 50S ribosomal protein L21 — protein sequence MTYAIIETGGKQIRVEPGRFYDIELLAIEPDEKVTIDSVLLVQHDGEVTIGQPLVTGATVEGTVMRHYRGRKVLVYKMKPKKKTRKKRGHRQEITRLMIDSITLNGAVFAAQGEPEKETPVLDNTAAEEVETAAE from the coding sequence ATGACCTACGCGATTATTGAAACTGGCGGCAAACAAATACGAGTAGAGCCAGGGCGGTTTTACGACATTGAACTGCTGGCGATCGAACCAGATGAAAAAGTTACAATAGATTCCGTATTACTCGTGCAGCACGATGGCGAAGTCACCATTGGACAGCCATTAGTAACAGGTGCGACTGTAGAAGGGACTGTAATGCGACATTACAGAGGTCGTAAAGTCCTGGTATACAAAATGAAGCCGAAAAAGAAAACCCGCAAAAAACGGGGGCATCGTCAGGAAATTACCAGACTTATGATTGACTCCATCACCCTCAACGGTGCAGTGTTTGCTGCCCAAGGAGAACCGGAGAAGGAAACCCCAGTTCTAGATAACACTGCTGCTGAAGAAGTTGAAACCGCTGCTGAATAA
- a CDS encoding nucleotidyltransferase domain-containing protein: MKRIEVEQRTILIGLAGSHGYGLNRPDSDFDYRGVFIAPKRYYLGFDRIEQKDTGWDEPGIFPFVDGNKDTVIYELRKILQLLAGANPNVLELLWLNNYPFLSAVGQHLIDHKQLFLSKKVKHTYTGYAFAQIKKMETHRKWLLKPPQKKPIPSDFAIEDEAPLSKDELNAFLEYLYNLIRGRIEFLEEAEQLYQLLTADIDFKGVLKQYTLPDETLEYTQKLTNSRKDFIRLLQKSQSYQIALREWKAYLSWQENRNPARAEMERKSGFDLKHGMHCIRLLRSGVEILRRGEVIVDRRIAGDVEDLKAILKGEYSYEQVMKIAEDLVAEMEVVCEQSALPHKPDLEQINELCMELVEMQDW, encoded by the coding sequence ATGAAAAGAATAGAAGTTGAGCAAAGAACTATTTTAATTGGTTTGGCTGGTAGCCACGGCTATGGTTTAAATCGTCCTGATTCCGACTTTGATTATCGGGGAGTATTTATTGCACCTAAAAGGTACTACTTGGGATTTGATCGGATAGAACAAAAAGATACTGGTTGGGATGAACCAGGAATATTTCCATTCGTTGATGGTAACAAAGACACAGTTATATATGAATTAAGAAAAATCCTCCAATTATTAGCAGGCGCTAACCCCAATGTTTTAGAATTGCTCTGGTTAAATAACTATCCTTTTTTAAGCGCAGTCGGGCAGCATTTAATCGATCATAAGCAGTTATTTTTGAGCAAGAAAGTAAAACATACTTACACTGGTTATGCCTTTGCCCAAATCAAAAAGATGGAAACTCATCGTAAGTGGTTGTTAAAGCCACCGCAAAAAAAACCAATACCATCTGACTTTGCTATAGAAGATGAAGCACCTCTGAGCAAAGATGAGCTAAATGCTTTTCTAGAATATCTTTATAACTTAATCAGAGGACGGATTGAGTTTTTGGAAGAAGCAGAACAATTATATCAATTGCTGACAGCAGATATTGATTTTAAAGGAGTGTTAAAACAATATACTTTACCTGATGAAACTTTGGAATATACCCAAAAGTTAACCAATAGCCGTAAAGATTTTATCCGTCTGCTTCAGAAAAGCCAAAGCTATCAAATAGCTTTAAGGGAATGGAAGGCTTACTTATCTTGGCAGGAAAATAGAAATCCGGCTAGGGCAGAAATGGAAAGAAAATCAGGTTTTGACCTCAAACATGGAATGCACTGCATTAGATTGTTACGCAGTGGAGTAGAAATATTGCGGCGAGGTGAAGTGATTGTAGATAGGAGAATAGCTGGTGATGTTGAAGATTTAAAAGCTATTTTAAAAGGTGAGTATTCTTATGAACAGGTGATGAAAATAGCAGAAGATTTGGTCGCCGAAATGGAAGTTGTTTGCGAACAATCTGCCCTACCTCATAAACCTGATTTGGAGCAAATTAATGAGTTGTGTATGGAATTGGTGGAAATGCAAGATTGGTAA
- the rpmA gene encoding 50S ribosomal protein L27: protein MAHKKGTGSTRNGRDSNAQRLGVKRYGGQVVRAGNILVRQRGTKFHPGNNVGIGSDDTLFALIDGVVMFERKGKTRKKVSVYLPITAAETAPAEAVAS from the coding sequence ATGGCTCATAAGAAAGGAACAGGTAGTACACGCAACGGTCGTGATTCTAATGCCCAACGTCTGGGTGTCAAGCGTTATGGCGGTCAAGTTGTACGTGCAGGAAACATTCTCGTGCGTCAACGCGGCACCAAATTCCACCCTGGTAACAACGTCGGTATTGGTAGCGATGACACTTTGTTTGCCTTAATCGACGGTGTTGTAATGTTTGAGAGAAAGGGCAAAACTCGTAAAAAAGTTAGTGTTTATTTACCCATAACTGCTGCTGAGACAGCCCCTGCTGAAGCAGTAGCAAGTTAG
- a CDS encoding Nif11-like leader peptide family natural product precursor has translation MTQQNAARLFQAVKQDQALQQRLKATADPEAFIKIAQERGYDFTTRELDSEISKLSEEDLAAIVNPGWGTRRHIYPR, from the coding sequence ATGACACAGCAAAATGCTGCCCGACTTTTTCAAGCTGTAAAACAAGATCAAGCATTACAGCAAAGACTCAAAGCAACAGCCGATCCAGAAGCCTTCATCAAGATTGCTCAAGAGCGTGGCTATGATTTCACCACCAGAGAACTGGATAGTGAGATTAGCAAATTATCTGAAGAAGATTTAGCCGCCATTGTCAATCCAGGATGGGGGACTAGACGCCACATTTATCCTAGATAA